One Cuculus canorus isolate bCucCan1 unplaced genomic scaffold, bCucCan1.pri scaffold_71_arrow_ctg1, whole genome shotgun sequence genomic region harbors:
- the LOC128850786 gene encoding LOW QUALITY PROTEIN: OTU domain-containing protein 3-like (The sequence of the model RefSeq protein was modified relative to this genomic sequence to represent the inferred CDS: inserted 2 bases in 1 codon), giving the protein MSRKQGGGPRAASAAGRHRRPQAVDGLGPGXGGGLAVQLRALGLKLREVPGDGNCLFRALGDQLEGHSRNHLRHRQETVDYMIKWREDFEPFVEDDVPFDKHVTNLAKPGTFAGNDAIVAFARNNQLNVVIHQPNAPLWQIRGTDKNNVRELHIAYRYREHYDSVRRINDDSEAPAYLQMEMLCKNDSNKREEAKLWKGEFEADEIEGETEDAVQKVLKATGCSDTDLVRRILDVEDYNVESAIFAVIQMNEVERISAEEQHDPQSEVQESCSRTLSEENRYGSRISGNQSLHQGEIGNNTGQARNNDKNQAGRNPKVSKKQKKEQQRLEKKKRQEERHRQKVLASKNDRADSSRRETDSSSHVTLVKTMEALNI; this is encoded by the exons ATGTCCCGGAAGCAGGGAGGTGGGCCCCGGGCGGCGAGCGCTGCCGGGCGGCACCGGCGGCCCCAAGCAGTGGACGGCCTCGGGCCCGG CGGAGGGGGCCTCGCCGTGCAGCTCCGGGCCCTCGGCCTTAAGCTGAGGGAGGTGCCAGGCGATGG GAATTGTTTGTTCCGGGCCCTGGGTGATCAGCTGGAGGGCCACTCACGGAACCACCTCAGACATCGCCAGGAGACAGTGGATTACATGATAAAGTGGCGGGAGGATTTTGAGCCTTTTGTGGAGGATGATGTGCCCTTTGACAAACACG ttACCAATTTGGCCAAGCCCGGTACCTTTGCTGGCAACGATGCTATTGTGGCCTTTGCAAGGAACAATCAGTTGAATGTGGTTATTCATCAGCCTAATGCGCCGCTCTGGCAG aTTCGGGGCACAGACAAAAACAACGTGAGGGAACTTCATATTGCTTACCGTTACAGAGAGCACTACGACAGCGTGAGGAGAATCAACGATGATTCTGAAGCTCCAGCGTATCTTCAGATGGAG ATGCTTTGCAAAAATGATTCAAATAAGAGGGAGGAAGCGAAGCTTTGGAAGGGTGAGTTTGAAGCAGATGAGATTGAAGGTGAAACAGAAGATGCTGTACAAAAAGTGTTGAAAGCTACTGGGTGTTCA GACACTGATTTAGTACGTCGCATCCTGGACGTGGAAGACTACAATGTAGAATCTGCAATATTTGCCGTCATTCAAATGAATGAAGTGGAAAGAATAA gtgctgaggagcagcaTGATCCCCAGAGTGAAGTTCAGGAATCGTGTAGCAGAACTTTGTCAGAAGAAAATAGATATGGCTCAAGAATCTCTGGAAATCAAAGCTTGCATCAAGGTGAAATAGGAAACAACACTGGACAGGCTAGAAACAATGACAAGAATCAAGCTGGCAGAAACCCGAAG GTATctaaaaaacagaagaaggaacagcagcggctggagaagaagaagcGGCAGGAAGAAAGGCACCGACAAAAGGTCTTGGCCAGTAAGAACGACCGtgcagacagcagcaggagagagacaGACTCTTCTAGCCACGTCACCTTGGTG
- the LOC104066512 gene encoding E3 ubiquitin-protein ligase RNF186, whose amino-acid sequence MHTVGIKQHIKGARSSASPSATGRQTAPRFISMEKSTDKGNRSAAPRVPQAEKDSPAPAAEGAAGMSRAGALPENAADMKRPGFTEECVKEKERSLGTERGSPDAFKPAVLERDCPDLKPLVMLMNKTSPEAGGFEMNHQCSSTTPIDMDCLICFNKYNIYRVPKLLNCQHAFCAVCLKLILRKEESAWIITCPLCRKATSVSGGLIRTLQNKEDIMEHLENPSSNPEVHISAIGLDNWTQSSQDILYRDENAPADNRLAVQRLALLLLLVVILTIIILPFTYLGLVKWVICLMLALGLALSVVLCCTPKFYWRGNSDSHKETHIAAIA is encoded by the coding sequence ATGCATACAGTGGGAATAAAGCAACATATAAAAGGAGCCAGAAGCTCAGCAAGTCCTTCAGCTACAGGAAGACAAACGGCACCGAGGTTTATCTCCATGGAGAAATCCACTGACAAGGGAAACAGATCAGCAGCTCCCAGAGTACCACAGGCTGAAAAGGACAGCCCTGCGCCTGCTGCGGAAGGTGCTGCAGGAATGAGCAGAGCAGGGGCCCTGCCAGAAAATGCTGCAGACATGAAGAGGCCGGGATTTACTGAAGAatgtgttaaagaaaaagagaggtcTTTGGGCACCGAGAGAGGCAGTCCTGATGCCTTCAAACCAGCAGTTTTGGAAAGAGACTGTCCAGACTTAAAGCCTCTCGTGATGCTAATGAACAAAACCTCTCCTGAAGCAGGAGGTTTTGAAATGAACCACCAGTGTTCAAGCACAACACCTATCGACATGGACTGCCTCATTTGCTTCAACAAGTACAACATCTACAGGGTACCAAAGCTCCTGAACTGCCAGCATGCATTCTGCGCTGTCTGCCTCAAGCTTATCCTCAGAAAGGAGGAGAGTGCCTGGATCATCACCTGCCCGCTGTGCAGAAAAGCCACTTCTGTGTCAGGAGGACTTATCCGCacacttcaaaacaaagaagacaTCATGGAGCACTTGGAAAACCCCAGTTCCAATCCTGAGGTACACATCTCTGCCATAGGGCTGGACAATTGGACTCAGAGCAGCCAGGACATCTTATACAGAGATGAAAACGCTCCAGCAGACAACAGACTGGCTGTCCAGAGACTTgcgctgctcctgctgctggtggtgattCTCACCATCATCATCCTCCCATTTACATACTTGGGGCTGGTCAAATGGGTAATTTGTCTTATGCTTGCATTGGGGTTGGCCTTGTCTGTGGTGCTTTGCTGCACTCCTAAATTCTACTGGAGAGGTAATAGCGACTCGCACAAAGAGACCCACATCGCTGCTATTGCCTGA